The window AAAGAAACCCAAATCCTGATTGTTGGGttgctgtgggaagggttccATGGGAGGATTAGGGCcagaaaaagttttcagtgctcactcTTCCTGTTTGGGATCCAGGACCCTTTGTGGGGCCCTtgagctgaacaggagccagcagtgtgcccaggtggccaagaaggccaatggcatcctgggctggctcaggaacagcgtggccagcaggtccagggaagggattctgcccctgtgctcagctctggtgaggccacagcttgagtcctgtgtccagttctgggcccctcagctcaggaaggagattgaggtgctggagcaggtccagagaagagcaaggaggctgtgaagggatccagcagaattcctgtgaggaagggctgagggagctgggggtgttgaggctggagaagaggaggctcaggggagacctcatcactctctgcaactccctgaaaggaggttggagccaggggggggttgggctcttttcccaggcaactctcagcaagacaagagggcagggtctcaagttgtgccaggggaggtttaggttggagatgagaaagaatttctttctggagagggtgatcaggcattggaatgggctgcccagggaaggagtggattctccgtgtctggagatctttccaaagagcctggatgtggcactgagtgccatgggctgggaaccacggggggagtggatcaagggttggacttgatgagctctgaggtcccttccaacccagccaattctgtctttattccttctggagggtaaaatgttcctcagagctgagcagtgtccttggctgtGCTGTAGCTATAcccatggagtgggatcagtgCCAGAGCAGACACTGAACAGAACCTcgctgttcatttcagcagtgcagctcctggcaagagactgagctgaaagcaagagTCCAAGGCAGAAAattgtagcaggaggagcctttcttgctcctgaggctcaacgagctgctggcctctccatgcctcacaccagagtgagctgagctctctgtgggtgtcagttccacctttattggccccctggtcttgctcatgcccaaaAGGGGtctgtcctaaccaggcacaggtggactcacacccactcactggcaactcgaggcacctggtttatcttctctacagaaaatcccctttatcctggcccaaagcaggacaggGCCAGCAGGAGTATTCCGTGGCCACTCTTTACGGGTGGGAGCCAGTCCCGTTTGCGTGGAAATTTGGCGGTGAATTCCACAGCAGTgggaaacccccccccccaccccttcgCCCTCCGAGGTGTTTTGTCCTCGCTCCCGCCCCGTAGCTGTCACGTTGCCATGGGAGAGCGGGGCGCGCCCTTAAAGGGCCCGCAGCAGGGGAACGGGGCAGCGCCCGGCGACCGGAACGGCGGGGaaacgggggggggggaggggacacGGGATCCCCCCCACAGCAGAGACCCTAAGGGCAATTCAACCCCCTGGAGTACCTACAGCCCCCCCGGGGCTCTCGCAGCCCCTCCGCTCACCCCAGGGCCCGGCTCCTCAGGTAACTCCCGAGGGACCCACGGGGATTCCCCGTCCTGCGTGGAGCTGCGGCCCCCTCAGACattgagggggggggggggggtaacGCTGTGCCCATCCCCGGGGCTGGCCGGGCTCCCTCCAGCGCTGTTTGGGGGTTTGCAGCTCCCCCGGAGCCCCCTGCCCGGGTCCGGCAGCAGCCGCGGGTTCCGCTCCGGTTTTCAGCCGGGGTGACAGTGCCAGGGAATGTCCCTGCTGTCTGCAGCACCCCGAGCCcggggagcagggcagggacggcccagagctggggaggggaagggagggctgGGAATGGTGTAAAAAAGGGGATTTCGGAAAAGAAGGAGAATGGGGAGAACGGGGCAGAGCTGATGCCTCTTGAGGTGCAGACCCCGCTGatcccctcagctccctccagcctgtgctgggagctgaaTCAGCCCCGAGGGATTTGTGCTCCAGGCTATGGGTGACACCAGGATCTTGCCTGGATTGAACAGGAAGAACAAAGTTtggttaatttaatttttttttgttttttttttccgctGGTGCCCGTGCCGGATAAACCCTCCCTCTGCGGGAGGTGCGAAAGGAACCTGCGGGCTGTGCCTGGGAGTGCCCAGAGGCTGTGCTGACGTGacactgtccctgtccctgtctctgTTCCTGTCCTCCTTGTCCCTCCAGGatttttcctctcccagggAACCATGGCAGAGAAGATCCTGGTGACGGGCGGAGCTGGTTACATCGGCAGTCACTGCGTGCTGGAGCTGGTGCAGGCTGGCTACGTCCCCGTCGTCGTCGACAACTTCCACAACGCCATCCGAGGTACCTCCAGcactccttcccttccctctcagcCCCTGCCGGGATCTCTCCCACTCCCTCACCCTCTCCCGTTTCCCCAGGGGCAGATTCGCTCCCCGAGAGCCTCCGGAGGGTGCAGCAGATCGTGCACCAGCCCATCCTTTTCCAGGAGCTGGATATCACCGACGTGGCAGCGCTGCAGGAGCTCTTCAAGAAGGTGAcagcaaaagctgctgcagtgccCCGAGGTGGCTCCGTGGCGTGAGAAAGGGGTGGGAGCCCAGAGGtgtggaagggagaagggagggcaGTGCTGAGGAGATGCTGTGAGCAGCAAATACTCCTCTGGGCCACAGAAACCACCGGGGCTGGGCTGAGGGAAGCTCCTGGGGGAGCCTTCTGGCTGCTTTCTGCCTCGGGTTTTGATCTGCTGCTGCCGTGGCACTAACCCCAagctggttttttccccccctccctccctgcagcaccgTTTCTCAGCTGTGATGCACTTTGCGGGGCTGAAGGCCGTGGGGGAGTCTGTGCAGAAGCCCCTGGAGTACTACAGGGTGAACCTGACCGGGACCATCCAGCTGCTGGAGGTCAGCAGAGCCTGGAAGCTCAGGCTGGGATCCTGCTCCGGGATCCCAGTGCTCCCCAGGCCCTCTCCCAGGGGTGTTCCCAGTGCTGGAACTGGAGGGTGTGGAGCTCACTGGCTCAGTGGTTGCTGTTCCCTGTTCCCCAGACCATGAAAGCCCACGGAGTGAGGAACATTgtgttcagcagctctgccactgtCTATGGAGACCCCAAATACCTTCCCCTGGATGAGAACCACCCCGTTGGGGGCTGCACCAACCCCTATGGCAAATCCAAATACTTCATTGAGGAGATGATTCGAGATCTCTGCAAAGCTGAGAGGGTAAGGACCTGCCCCAGGCTGCACGGGGCTGGGAACTGAGGGGGTTTTTCCCCACTGGAGCATGCTGGGGGGGTAGGGGGTGAGCAGGCAGCCacatccctgtgtccccccagGACTGGAACGCTGTTCTCCTGCGCTACTTCAACCCCATTGGTGCCCACGAGTCGGGAATGATTGGAGAAGATCCTCAAGGGATCCCAAACAACCTCATGCCCTACGTGGCACAGGTACCACCCCACTGCAGCCTGTGAGGGCCCCTGTGGCCTgaggcagaggctgagggggCTCTTGTGG is drawn from Calypte anna isolate BGI_N300 unplaced genomic scaffold, bCalAnn1_v1.p scaffold_150_arrow_ctg1, whole genome shotgun sequence and contains these coding sequences:
- the GALE gene encoding UDP-glucose 4-epimerase — encoded protein: MAEKILVTGGAGYIGSHCVLELVQAGYVPVVVDNFHNAIRGADSLPESLRRVQQIVHQPILFQELDITDVAALQELFKKHRFSAVMHFAGLKAVGESVQKPLEYYRVNLTGTIQLLETMKAHGVRNIVFSSSATVYGDPKYLPLDENHPVGGCTNPYGKSKYFIEEMIRDLCKAERDWNAVLLRYFNPIGAHESGMIGEDPQGIPNNLMPYVAQVAVGRREFLKVFGNDYKTEDGTGVRDYIHVVDLAKGHIAALKKLKEDCGCKIYNLGTGTGYSVLQMVQAMEKASGREIRYQVTERRAGDVASCYADPALAEQELGWKAARGLDKMCEDLWRWQLQNPTGFSKN